CGCCAGACAGAAATCAGATGCACGTTATTAATCATCTTACCGGAGAGGTAATGGCGGAGATGCGCAATATACTGGTTGAGTCTGCCCGTATTGCTCGCGGCGAGGTTAAAGCGATTGCTGAATTGAATGTGGCTGAGTTTGACGCATTGATTGTTCCAGGCGGCTTTGGTGCAGCAAAGAATCTCTGTGACTTTGCCCATGCTGGTACTGGGATGCATGTGGCCGACGATGTGAAGCAGGTATGTCGTGCCTTTGTCGATGCCGGTAAGGTGAGTGGTTATCTGTGTATTGCACCGATTATGTTGCCGCAGATTGTGGGGGCAGGCACGGTCGGCACCATTGGTGACGATGTCGATACGGCGGCAGCGTATACGCTGATGGGCGGACAACACCAAAGCTGCAGCGTGGCACAAGTGGCGGTCGATACCACCAATAAAGTGGTCTCATCCCCTGCTTATATGCTGGCCGGTGACATCGGTGAAGCAGCTCAGAGCGTTGATGCACTGGTTGATAAGGTGCTGCAGCTAGCCTAGTAACAGCCATAAAAAGGGCTGTGTACCAACGAAGTGTTGTGCTAACCAATACGGTTAAAGCATCGACTAGGTGTGTTCCGATACGAGCGATAAAGCACTAGCGCTATTGATCTTCTGCCGCATTGGAGTGGTCCCGAGAAGCTCACCTTTGGGTGCCGTCGCTACTGCGACATAGCCCTCTCAAACGCCATAATCGGTAAAGCTGAAGGCTTGAAATACATCTCAACAGCTAACTGCAACACAGCCTAAAAAGCTAGCGTAACGCTAGCCTTTGGTTGGTCGATGATGCCTGTTGCAGCAGTTATCGAAGCTGTAATTACGCACCAATGTGTTTGGCAAATCGAATGCGATAATCGAGAGAGCTGTCGCCTTTCTTCATCAGCTCGACAATATGAAATCCATTGCCGAGTAATAGCCGCAACTTGGCAGGATAGCGGTTGCGGCTTTTTACCGTAATCCGTTCGAAGCCCTGCTGTTTGGCCCAATGTTGTAGTCCCTCTAACAACATTGAGGCTAACTTAAGGCCGCGAAACTGTGGCACAACCCCACTCATCCACAGGTAGAGCTCTTGTGGAGAGTTGGCGTAAGAGGCGTAGAAACCTGCGGCCTCCCCATCTACCTCAGCAATCTGAATTAGATAACGCCCCTCTTGCAACCGACGATGGTATTCGTCGGCGCCATAGGGGTTATCGAACTCAGGGATCTGTAGGCTTAGCGCCACCACTTCATCAATCGAGCCGTGACGCCACGCCAATTCACCCATGGCCAAGTTCCAGCATCAGCTGATCTAGATATTGCTGCATAAACTGCCAACGACGCTGACCCTCAGCTTTACCGGCTTCGGTGGTCATAGATCCAGGCAGGTGTTGCAGTTTGACGAAGAAGTGGTCGATGTTGAAGTTGTCATCGTCCAGGGAGCGTAGCTTAGCTAGTGGATCTGTTGGGTGGTAAAGATCTCGCTCCCACTGACCACCAAGCATTAAGCAGCGAGACAAACCGATGGCGCCGAGCGCGTCTAATCGATCGGCATCCTGAACCACCTTAGCTTCAATGGTTTCGCACGGTACGCCAGCTGACCAGCTATGCGACACGATAGCGTGGTGAATCGCATCCAAGTGTTGAGATGGGTAACCGTACTCATCCAACAGCTTAATGGCCTTATCGGCGCTCAGCTTAGAGGCTTGATCGCGACGCTCATCACGCTTATCAACCAATACCACGTCGTGTAGCCATGCTGCCGGTAACACCACCGCTAAATCGGCACCTTCGGCTTGGGCTAATTGCTTGGCAGCCACGGCAACTCGTTCGATGTGGCTTACATCATGGGCTCCGTCGCGTCCTGCCGCTTCGGCCCAAGCATGGCAAAGTTGCTGCCATGAGGCGTCGAATGGATGGTTCATTAATTCTCCTGAAAACGATGCTTGTTCGAAACCAGAATCTTATCAGTCAGAATTTTTAAAAATACGCCATAGACCGGCAAAAATAGAAACAAACTGATCAGAAGCTTGAATCCATAATCTACGGTTGCTATCTCCGGCCAGTGGGAGGCCATAAAGGCATCATTGCTGGCGTAAAATGCGATGGAGAAAAACACCAAGGTATCGATAAAGTTACCAAAGATGGTTGAGCCTGCTGGGGCGAGCCACCAACGCTTGTTAGCGCGCAAGCGAGCAAACACCTTGATGTCCATTAACTGGCCAAATAAGTAGGCTGCAAAGCTCGCAAAGGCGATACGAGCGACAAAGGTGTTAAATTCAGACAGGGCGGACAGGCCGACAAAGTTACCTTCAAACCACATTACTGATATCAGATAAGAGATCACCAATGCAGGCATCATGGCGCCGAAGATAATCTTACGAGCTGACTGGGTACCAAAGATCCGAACCGTTAGGTCAGTCGCGAGGTACACAAAGGGAAAACTGAAAGCGCCCCAAGTGGTGTGCATGCCAAACAGTTGGAATGGCAGCTGCACCAAGTAGTTACTGGCAGCAATAATAACGACGTGAAAGCTGACTAAGATCAGCAGTGCGCGCTGTTGTTGCGCGGCTGAGAGTTGAAGCATCAAGTTGTACCTTTTTAGTTTACTGGGGTGAGGGAACCCAGACTTCTTGTTTACGCTACCTGTTGGCGAGCGAGGGCGAAATTATAGGCAGATCTTTTTTTGGTGCAAGTCTTTCGTGATCTTCATAAGATAAATCTCATTCGGTGGTGGCATAATCGTCATCACTTTCTCTTTAGCAATAGGATCTCAGACAAGTGAGCGATTGTTGTAGTCAGCCAGGCCTAATGTTGCCGGCACAAGCGTTGGAGCTGATGCGCGAGCAGATAACTCCCATTCAACAGGTTGAGTCCGTTGCTTTAGAGCAAGCTGCGGGGCGGATTTTAGCGGACGATATCTACTGTGCTATCGATCTGCCGCCGTTCGCCAATTCCGCGATGGACGGCTATGCGGTTCGAAGCAGTGAAGTTGCTGCCGGCGCCACGCTAACGGTTGCTGGTAAGTCTTTTGCCGGGATCCCGTTTACGGGGGAATGTGGAGTGGGTGAATGCGTGCGGATCATGACCGGTGCCTTGTTGCCTGAAGGGCTTGATACCATTGTGATGCAGGAGCAAACCGAAGCCGCTGGCGATCAAGTCACCTTTATGGCTGACGTTCGTCATGCTCAATTTGTTCGCGGCCGCGGTAGTGAGCTCAACGCGGGCACGCAAGTGTTGTCCAAAGGGCAACGAGTTGATGCTGGCGCCATTGGCGTATTGGCGACCGTTGGCGTTGCTCAGGTGCCGGTTTATCGTCAGTTGAAGGTGGCACTATTTTCTACCGGTGATGAGCTAAAGGCGCCGGGCACTGAGCTGGCAGCTGGCGAAATCTATGACTCTAACCGTCATGCACTGCGCACCATGCTTACAGCCATGGATGTTGAGGTGATCGATCTGGGCGTTATCCCTGATGATCTTGATCTGGTTCGAGCGGCTTTTGCCAAAGGCGATGAGCTGGCGGATGCGGTGATCACCTCTGGCGGTGTTTCTGTTGGTGAAGCGGATTACATCAAAATCGTGCTTGATGAGTTGGGGCAGGTGAACTTCTGGAAGCTCGCCATTAAGCCGGGTAAACCATTTGCTTTTGGTCAGCTCGCCAACAGCTGGTTCTTCGGCTTACCGGGTAACCCGGTTTCGTCGATGGTGACTTGTTACCAGCTAGTGCAACCGATGCTGTCTCATCTTGGTGGTGAATCCGAGCGAACCAAGCTGCTGCTCAATGCCACGCTAACAACGTCATTGCGCAAAGGCCCAGGCCGTCAGGAGTACCAACGTGGCGTGTTAAGCCAAGCGGCGGATGGCAGCCTCCAAGTTGCAGCTACCGGTGCACAGAGCTCTGACATGACCACCTCAATGGCCAAAGGGAACTGCTTTATTGTGATCCCACAAAACAAGCAGGATCCGCAGGCGGGCGAAACGGTTCAAGTAGAACCATTCAATGGCGTCCTTGGGGGTCACTGATGGAGGATATTCTTTCTGATCAGGAGCTGCTGCGTTATAACCGTCAAATTGTTATCCGTGCCTTTGATATGGATGGCCAAGAAGCGTTAAAGCAAGCCAAGGTATTGGTAATCGGTGCCGGCGGTTTGGGCTGTGCTGCAACTCAATATCTAGTGACCGCCGGAATTGGTGAGATCACCTTAGTGGATTTCGACCACGTTGAGTTGTCCAACCTGCAGCGTCAGGTATTGCATCGCGATGCTCGCATCAACGTCAATAAAGCGGAATCTGCGGCGATTGAGCTGCGTCAGCTTAATCCACACGTTACCGTTAATGTGATTGATCGCCTGCTGGAACAGCCTGAACTGGCGGAGCAGGTGCAGCAGCATGAGGTAGTGCTGGATTGCACCGACAACGTCAACACTCGCGAAATGTTGAATAAATGCTGTTTTGCCAGCAAGACGCCGTTGATCAGCGCAGCGGCTATCCGCATGGAAGGGTTGGTGACGGTATTAGATTA
The genomic region above belongs to Ferrimonas lipolytica and contains:
- a CDS encoding HD domain-containing protein, giving the protein MNHPFDASWQQLCHAWAEAAGRDGAHDVSHIERVAVAAKQLAQAEGADLAVVLPAAWLHDVVLVDKRDERRDQASKLSADKAIKLLDEYGYPSQHLDAIHHAIVSHSWSAGVPCETIEAKVVQDADRLDALGAIGLSRCLMLGGQWERDLYHPTDPLAKLRSLDDDNFNIDHFFVKLQHLPGSMTTEAGKAEGQRRWQFMQQYLDQLMLELGHG
- the moeA gene encoding molybdopterin molybdotransferase MoeA; translated protein: MLPAQALELMREQITPIQQVESVALEQAAGRILADDIYCAIDLPPFANSAMDGYAVRSSEVAAGATLTVAGKSFAGIPFTGECGVGECVRIMTGALLPEGLDTIVMQEQTEAAGDQVTFMADVRHAQFVRGRGSELNAGTQVLSKGQRVDAGAIGVLATVGVAQVPVYRQLKVALFSTGDELKAPGTELAAGEIYDSNRHALRTMLTAMDVEVIDLGVIPDDLDLVRAAFAKGDELADAVITSGGVSVGEADYIKIVLDELGQVNFWKLAIKPGKPFAFGQLANSWFFGLPGNPVSSMVTCYQLVQPMLSHLGGESERTKLLLNATLTTSLRKGPGRQEYQRGVLSQAADGSLQVAATGAQSSDMTTSMAKGNCFIVIPQNKQDPQAGETVQVEPFNGVLGGH
- a CDS encoding GNAT family N-acetyltransferase, with the protein product MGELAWRHGSIDEVVALSLQIPEFDNPYGADEYHRRLQEGRYLIQIAEVDGEAAGFYASYANSPQELYLWMSGVVPQFRGLKLASMLLEGLQHWAKQQGFERITVKSRNRYPAKLRLLLGNGFHIVELMKKGDSSLDYRIRFAKHIGA
- the moeB gene encoding molybdopterin-synthase adenylyltransferase MoeB, with protein sequence MEDILSDQELLRYNRQIVIRAFDMDGQEALKQAKVLVIGAGGLGCAATQYLVTAGIGEITLVDFDHVELSNLQRQVLHRDARINVNKAESAAIELRQLNPHVTVNVIDRLLEQPELAEQVQQHEVVLDCTDNVNTREMLNKCCFASKTPLISAAAIRMEGLVTVLDYAADKPCYQCFSAMFGDQQLSCVESGILAPVVGMVGCLQATEAVKQLSGMGKTLSGRILMIDAMTMEFREMKLPKRLNCPVCSG
- the elbB gene encoding isoprenoid biosynthesis glyoxalase ElbB; the protein is MKRIAVILSGCGVYDGTEVHEAVLTLLALQRAGTQVQCFAPDRNQMHVINHLTGEVMAEMRNILVESARIARGEVKAIAELNVAEFDALIVPGGFGAAKNLCDFAHAGTGMHVADDVKQVCRAFVDAGKVSGYLCIAPIMLPQIVGAGTVGTIGDDVDTAAAYTLMGGQHQSCSVAQVAVDTTNKVVSSPAYMLAGDIGEAAQSVDALVDKVLQLA
- a CDS encoding 7-cyano-7-deazaguanine/7-aminomethyl-7-deazaguanine transporter; the encoded protein is MLQLSAAQQQRALLILVSFHVVIIAASNYLVQLPFQLFGMHTTWGAFSFPFVYLATDLTVRIFGTQSARKIIFGAMMPALVISYLISVMWFEGNFVGLSALSEFNTFVARIAFASFAAYLFGQLMDIKVFARLRANKRWWLAPAGSTIFGNFIDTLVFFSIAFYASNDAFMASHWPEIATVDYGFKLLISLFLFLPVYGVFLKILTDKILVSNKHRFQEN